GATGATTTAAAACTTGAATTTAGATTTTTAAATGGAAGAAAGGATTTTTCAATATATTTTTCGGAGCCAATACAATGAAAAAAGGATATATTCTTCTTGAAAGTGTAATATCTTTGATGATACTATCAATAATATCAGCAATTGTCCTTGCAATTAGTGCAAGGACAATTGTTATGTATAAAGAGATTTTATATAAAGATTTTAAAAGACTTAATGCAGAAAATTCAATTTTATCATTGTTTAAATTATTAAAATACGATATAAAACCTGAAACAATAGAATTTAAAGAATACAGTCTTACTAAACAAATGATATTTTTAAATAATGAAGATAAACCAGTAATAATAGAAAAATATGGAAATGATTTAAGTGTGGTGTATATCAATGAAGCCGGTCAAAAAACTAGAGATTATTTATATAGAAGTGTAAATATGTCAGATTTAAACTATCAAAACAAAATAATGAAATTTAGATTTGATAATTATGAATTAAATATATATTCTGAGGAGTGGTAAAATGGCAAATCCAATAATTGAGGCATACAAATTATTACAGGAAAAAATAAGAATTGAAAACATGAGAACATATCTTGAATTGCTTGAATCAAAGGTTTCCACAGTTAAAGCAAAATCAATACAGGAACTTTCTAAACAAAAGGTTGAAGTAACTCATATAGAGGAAATGTTAAAAGACCATAATGCAAATGTACGTCTTTCTGCGTTAAAATATCTGGAAAAAATGGGGAAATTAAGATGCGACTTATTAGAAGAATTGTTTACAGATATTTCTCCGGTAATAAGAAAAGAAAGTGTAAAATTATATTTAGCTCTTGGATGTGAGAACTTTGAAAAAATATATCCTCTTTCAAAAGATCCGGATTTCAAGGTTAGATTTCAATTGGTTAATTCATTTATAGAGTTCTATCCAGAAGATATAGAAAAAATAAAACCTTATTTTAAAGATGAACCTAATGCGCAAATAAAAGTATTGTTGGATTATAGCGATTCAATAAACGATAGCCTATTATCAGAAGAAATATCCATGACATTAAAAAAGTTATTGTTAAAACGATTTTTTGAAGCGAATGACTCTGTTACTGTATATAATGCATTAGGTGAGGCGTATTTAAATGCATCAAAAGAGATAAAATTATTGATAATAAAATATATGTCTGCATTGCCGTGTGAAATATCGAAGAATTTCTTTACAAAGAATATTGAAGAAGAAAAAGATATAGATTTATTATATGAATTGGTTAATAAAGGTAAGAAAATATGCGGAAATGATATAGTAGAAGATTGGGTAATAGACGAATTTATAAAATCAGAAATTCCTAAAATTAAGAATTTTGGATTTAAACTTGCAGCAGATAAGGATGATATGAATTATGTAGATTATGCAAGGGAAATATTGGATACCGTAGAAGATGAATTTTTGAGCGGTGCGGTAAGTTATCTTTTACATTTTCTTGATTATACATTACTTGATAAAATTCCAGAGTTTTTAGAATCACTTTCAGTAAAGAGAAAAGGTTATGCATTGCAAATAATAAGAAAATTAAAGGCAGAACAATTTTTAATGGAAGTTTCTAAAATCGCAGAAAATAAATCATATCCAGTTAATTTAAGGAAAAATGCCATAAATATATTAAAAATATTAAAAGCAAACAATTTCTGGGAAACACCATATAATATTTTAAAAGATGAAAATGAAAATGGTGCTTTAAAATTAGCAGCATTAACAACACTTTTAAAATTAAATCCAGAGGTTGTTCCAAGTGTTCTTGAATGAGATATTTCCAAATAAATGTATTTCCTGCGGGAAAAAAATACCTTTCTATGAATTTCTTTGTATTGAATGCAAAGAAAAGTTATTTGATCCTTCAATAACAGTATTAAATAACACAATTATATACCATTCCTCGTTTTATGAGGAAACAATGAAAAGAATAGTACAGGAATTCAAATTTCGTGAAAAAATACATTATGCTGATTTTCTTTCAAAAATGCTATTAAAAACATATAAATATTTTAAAATAGATTTTTCAAATGAACCAGAAATATTATATATTCCGTCAATAAAACGTCATTATAAAATAAGGGGATATAATCCTGTAAAGGAAATTGCAAAGAATTTTTCTAAATATACAGGCTTTAAAATAAATCATGCAATTTCAGTAAAAAAAGGGTATAATAAATCCCAGGTAGAAGCTAATACGATTGAAGAAAGAAAAAAGCAAATAAAAGGAAAATTCGTATTGGTCAGTGAGTTAGAAAAAAAAGATTATATACTAATTGATGATGTTTATACGACAGGTGCTACAATAGAAGAGGTATTAAATATACTAAAAGGTAAAATTACTGTTATAACTCTTTGCAAAAATGTAAAGAAATGAATTTGTTCATAATGTTGAAAATCTGGTTATTACAAATAATTAAATATAGTTATAAGAAAAATTTTTAAATATGCTCTTGTTTGCTAAAAAAAAATATATGATAGAATTTAAATGACAAAATTCTATCGGAGGTCATAGAAATGATAATAGACAAAAAACTATCCATGTTGCTTGAAAATGATGAGCCCAGCATTCAAGAGTTAAGAAATATTGCCAAAAATATGGGCATTAAATTAAAAAGATCAATGAGAAAAAAAGATATTATAAAAGTTATAAAAAACAAGCTATTACAATTGAAGGAAGAAGGATTAATTACAGATCCAACGGTTATGAACAGTTTTACAACGAAGTCAATTAATAAAAATTCTATACTTAAATACGGGAAGAAATTAAATAAAAATATTCTTGTTATTACAAGTGTAAATGCAAATTGGGTTCATGCATTTTGGGAATTTTCAAATGAAATAATAGAAAAATTAAATAAAATTTCTGAAAGTACAAAACTTATAATGAGATTTTATGATATAACAGGAATAGAAATGGATATAGATGTACCTCATAGAACATATGAATATCCAAATGATTTAAAAGAATATACAAACTACTATTTTTATTTACCAGTTCCTAACAAAGAATACATTGCAGAATTAGGGTATTTTACACAGGAAAAAGAATTTATAGCGATAATTAGAAGTAATAGAGTGAAGATGCCATCTGATAAGCCAAATTTTTCAGAATCAGTATATATGTATAATTTAAAAACTGGTAAAAAAAGAAAAATAAAGCATAAAAAAGAATTTAATATAATTGAAAAAATTTCCGGAGTCTCTAATGGAAATATGATATTTTCTCAATTGGGAGATAAACCCCCTATATCAGGTGGAGGATCATTTATCTGGAACTTGTATTCTTTAAATAGGGGGATAAAGAAATGAAAAAAGGAAATATATTATTTGTTTTACATTCACATCTTCCATATGTAAGACATCCGGATTATGAAGAGTTTATGGAAGAGAGATGGCTTTTTGAGGCTATAACAGAAACATATGTGCCATTAATTCAGATGTTTAAAAAGCTTGAACATAGAGGAATAGAATTTAAATTAACAATGAGTTTTTCGCCTACATTAATTGAAATGTTGAGTAGCATTGATTTACAGGAAAAGTATGTTCGTTATTTAAAAAAGATTATAAAACTTGCAGAAAATGAATATATAAAAACAAAAGATGAAGAGATACAAAAACATAAAATGGCAGACTATTATCTAAATAGGTTTAAAGAAATTCTTGTTATATTTGAAAGAGAATATGAGAAAAATATTCTTGAAGCATTTAAAGAATATGCAGAAAAAGGTTATCTCGAATTAATTACCACAGCAGCAACTCATGCGGTTCTTCCAATATATCAGGAATATCCTGATATAGTTAAAATGCAGGTAAAATATGGTCTTGAAACATTTAAAAAAGCATTTGGATATTATCCAAAAGGTTTCTGGCTTCCTGAATTAGCTTATTATGAAGGACTTGATGCAATATTAAAGGAATTTGGAATAGAATATACAATACTTGAAAGAGAAGCTCTGATACACGGTGAAAGTTATCCACTGTATAATGTATATAATCCAATAATGACACATGAAGGATTATTTGTATTTGGAAGAGATAAAGAAAATAATTTTGAGATTTTTGATCCGGAATATGGATATACATCGGATCCAAGATATAGAGAATTTTATAGAGATATAGGATTTGATAGGGAATATGAGTATATAAAAGATTATATTGATAAAAGTGGAGTAAGATGCAACACAGGAATAAAATATCATAAAATAACAGGAAAGGAAAAAGAATTATTCGAAAAAGGATTATATGATATAGATGAAGCATATAGCGTTGTAAAAGAACATGCAAAAGATTTCGTTGAAAAAAGGAAAAAACAGTTAAAAAAGCTATCTAACGAATATCCAGAAATAGAACCAACAATGGTTTATGCATTTAATACAGATTTTTTTGGGCATTGGTGGTATGAAGGAATTATTTTTTTACAAAAAGTTTTTGAAAATCTTGATGCAGTAGAAAACTTAAATGCAAAAACGCCAATGGAAATTTTAAATGATATAGAAGAAATTCAAATGCTTTCACCTTCAAAATCAACGTGGGGAATAAACGGATATTTTGAAGAGTGGATAAATGGCAATAATGATTGGATATATCCGGCAATATATGAAATGGTTGAAGTTTTGAAAAAGAAAATTAACAATAAATTTACAGAGCAGGAAAAACGTGTTTTGCAACAAATGATAACAGAGCTAATGCTTACGCAATCAAGTGATTGGGCGTTTATTATAAGTTCAGGGACGACAGTAGAATATGCCGTTAACAGAATCAAAACACACGTGAAACGTTTTTTTGAACTTAATGAAATGCTTGACAGTGGAAAAATTGAAAAAAATAAGTTAAAATATTATATGTGGGTAGATAAGATTTTTGAGAACATTGATTATAGTAAAATAATGTGATCAATTTTGAAAGGAGGGCATAAAGTGCCAGAAAAATACTTTGAAATCAGATGGCATGGAAGAGCTGGTCAGGGTGCAAAAAGTGCTTCTCAGTTTTTAACAGAAGCTGCAGTAGAAGCAGGAAAATACTCAACAGCATTCCCAGAATACGGTGCAGAAAGATCAGGAGCACCAATGAAAGCATTTAACAGAATTGCTGATGTTCCAATTAGAATAAGAAGCGGTATTGAAAATCCAGATGTTGTTGTTGTATTCGATGATACTATGTTAGGATTGCCAGATATTACAGCTGGTCTCGGTGAAGATAAGATTATGTTGGTTAACACAGTTATGTCACCAGAAGAAGTAAGAGAAAAAACAGGATTCAAGGGAAAAATATATACAATTCCAGCAACAGATATAGCATTAGAAGAAATAAAAAGAGGTATTCCAAATACAGTTATGATTGGAGCTCTTGTTAAATTGACAAATGTTGTTCCAATGGAAGTTGTAAAGGAAAAGGTTAGAAAAACATTTGAAAAGAAATTCTCCGAAGAAGTAGTTCAAGCAAACTTAAGAGCTGTTGACCGCGGTTATCAGGAGGTGAAAGGCGATGCCTAAATACGATAGCTGGAAAGAAATGCCAATTGCTGGTGTAATAGATAAACCAGCAACAGCAAGAGAATACAATACAGGTACATGGAGAGTAATGAGACCAATTGTAGATAAAGATGCATGTATAAATTGTATGCAATGTTGGTTATACTGTCCAGACATGGCAATAGATGGAAAAGTAAAAGAAGATGGAAAAACAGAAATGATAGGCTTCAACTACACATATTGTAAAGGTTGTGGAACATGTGCAGAAGTATGTCCTGTAAATGCAATTACAATGAAGCCTGAAACGGAATTTTTAAAATAAGGAGGTTGAATATAGATGCCTAAAACATTAGCAATTACTGGTGCAGCTGCAGTTGCTCATGCAATGAGACAGATAAATCCAGATGTTGTAGCTGCATATCCAATAACACCACAGACTCCAATAGTTGAATATTTTGCACAATTTGTTGCAGATGGAGCTGTTGATACAGTAATGGTACCTGTTGAATCAGAACACTCAGCAATGAGTGCTGTTGTTGGTTCAGCTGCAGCAGGTGCAAGAACAATGACAGCAACAGCAGCAAACGGTTTAGCATTAATGTTTGAAATTGTATATATAGCAGCATCAATGAGATTACCAATTGTAATGCCAATAGTTAACAGGGCTTTATCAGGTCCTATTAATATACACGGAGATCATTCAGATGCTTACGCTGTAAGAGATGCTGGATGGATTCAGTTATTCTCAGAAAATTCACAGGAAGCATATGATATGACAATTATTGCTACAAAATTAGCAGAAAGAGAAGAAGTATTAACACCTGCAATGGTTAACCTTGATGGTTTCATTACATCACATGGTGTTGAAGGTGTAGAAATTTTAGATGACGAAGTTGTAAGAG
This is a stretch of genomic DNA from Marinitoga piezophila KA3. It encodes these proteins:
- a CDS encoding type II secretion system protein — encoded protein: MKKGYILLESVISLMILSIISAIVLAISARTIVMYKEILYKDFKRLNAENSILSLFKLLKYDIKPETIEFKEYSLTKQMIFLNNEDKPVIIEKYGNDLSVVYINEAGQKTRDYLYRSVNMSDLNYQNKIMKFRFDNYELNIYSEEW
- a CDS encoding HEAT repeat domain-containing protein encodes the protein MANPIIEAYKLLQEKIRIENMRTYLELLESKVSTVKAKSIQELSKQKVEVTHIEEMLKDHNANVRLSALKYLEKMGKLRCDLLEELFTDISPVIRKESVKLYLALGCENFEKIYPLSKDPDFKVRFQLVNSFIEFYPEDIEKIKPYFKDEPNAQIKVLLDYSDSINDSLLSEEISMTLKKLLLKRFFEANDSVTVYNALGEAYLNASKEIKLLIIKYMSALPCEISKNFFTKNIEEEKDIDLLYELVNKGKKICGNDIVEDWVIDEFIKSEIPKIKNFGFKLAADKDDMNYVDYAREILDTVEDEFLSGAVSYLLHFLDYTLLDKIPEFLESLSVKRKGYALQIIRKLKAEQFLMEVSKIAENKSYPVNLRKNAINILKILKANNFWETPYNILKDENENGALKLAALTTLLKLNPEVVPSVLE
- a CDS encoding ComF family protein, with product MKRIVQEFKFREKIHYADFLSKMLLKTYKYFKIDFSNEPEILYIPSIKRHYKIRGYNPVKEIAKNFSKYTGFKINHAISVKKGYNKSQVEANTIEERKKQIKGKFVLVSELEKKDYILIDDVYTTGATIEEVLNILKGKITVITLCKNVKK
- a CDS encoding DUF4912 domain-containing protein encodes the protein MIIDKKLSMLLENDEPSIQELRNIAKNMGIKLKRSMRKKDIIKVIKNKLLQLKEEGLITDPTVMNSFTTKSINKNSILKYGKKLNKNILVITSVNANWVHAFWEFSNEIIEKLNKISESTKLIMRFYDITGIEMDIDVPHRTYEYPNDLKEYTNYYFYLPVPNKEYIAELGYFTQEKEFIAIIRSNRVKMPSDKPNFSESVYMYNLKTGKKRKIKHKKEFNIIEKISGVSNGNMIFSQLGDKPPISGGGSFIWNLYSLNRGIKK
- a CDS encoding glycoside hydrolase family 57 protein yields the protein MKKGNILFVLHSHLPYVRHPDYEEFMEERWLFEAITETYVPLIQMFKKLEHRGIEFKLTMSFSPTLIEMLSSIDLQEKYVRYLKKIIKLAENEYIKTKDEEIQKHKMADYYLNRFKEILVIFEREYEKNILEAFKEYAEKGYLELITTAATHAVLPIYQEYPDIVKMQVKYGLETFKKAFGYYPKGFWLPELAYYEGLDAILKEFGIEYTILEREALIHGESYPLYNVYNPIMTHEGLFVFGRDKENNFEIFDPEYGYTSDPRYREFYRDIGFDREYEYIKDYIDKSGVRCNTGIKYHKITGKEKELFEKGLYDIDEAYSVVKEHAKDFVEKRKKQLKKLSNEYPEIEPTMVYAFNTDFFGHWWYEGIIFLQKVFENLDAVENLNAKTPMEILNDIEEIQMLSPSKSTWGINGYFEEWINGNNDWIYPAIYEMVEVLKKKINNKFTEQEKRVLQQMITELMLTQSSDWAFIISSGTTVEYAVNRIKTHVKRFFELNEMLDSGKIEKNKLKYYMWVDKIFENIDYSKIM
- a CDS encoding 2-oxoacid:acceptor oxidoreductase family protein — encoded protein: MPEKYFEIRWHGRAGQGAKSASQFLTEAAVEAGKYSTAFPEYGAERSGAPMKAFNRIADVPIRIRSGIENPDVVVVFDDTMLGLPDITAGLGEDKIMLVNTVMSPEEVREKTGFKGKIYTIPATDIALEEIKRGIPNTVMIGALVKLTNVVPMEVVKEKVRKTFEKKFSEEVVQANLRAVDRGYQEVKGDA
- a CDS encoding 4Fe-4S binding protein, which encodes MPKYDSWKEMPIAGVIDKPATAREYNTGTWRVMRPIVDKDACINCMQCWLYCPDMAIDGKVKEDGKTEMIGFNYTYCKGCGTCAEVCPVNAITMKPETEFLK